Below is a window of Paramisgurnus dabryanus chromosome 20, PD_genome_1.1, whole genome shotgun sequence DNA.
CACTTTGCCTTAAAAGGATGGCAGGCAATCCCCCTGATAAAACTCATCATGAGCCCAAGCCAGGCTATAACAGCTCTTTAACTGACCTCTTTCCGGATGGAGAGCtccatttgttctgcacttaGCCCTTTGTCCAGGTCATGCAGGTTCTCATGGAGATTCTCTCTTTTTCTGGGAGTGTATGGAATGAAGTCCTCATCTATATGAAAGAAGACCACTGGTTCCTCCCTAACGCAGATGAAAATGACCTCCTGTTCACATATTTTGTGGGATTAAAAGTTATTGCTCATTATTGTTAGGTCTGTTTACATAAAACtaaacactgtttttttttatttcatttcagagcTATTTCTGATGAAAGCACCATATTTTTACTAATTCACCAAGGAACCCAGTGTTGTAGTCGAGCTAGGTGTGAACTGGGACTCGACACTCAATCtcttgtcttggtcttgactcacTCAAGTTGgacttgactacaacactagaTGCTAGTAACTTTTTGTTGCATATCAATCTTCTTATACTGTATAAGGAACTATGTTTTCTGGGATAAAATTATTACAACAAGTGTAAAcagttgtaaaaaaaattctaatatAAAAAACACTGTAATAATAAGCACTTGCGTCATTAATATTTCTGTTATCAATATTATGTTATGTGATAACCATTTTAGAAAATCAAAAAGCCACTTATGATCAAGTTCAAACAGACCTCATAGTTCTCAATCTGCAATCTCTGGAGGACCTGTTTGAAACCGCTCAGGCTGGGTTGGCCCATTCCGAAAAGTGGGTAACTTCCCTTCACTTTGCGGAAGTTTGGGGCCCCATAGCTTTTTGTAGTATTTAAGACATCGGCTCTATCGTATACATCCTGTACCATAAAAAACTCCCCCTGGAAAATAAAAGagcaaaaaactgttttttataattttcacttCATCGTGAATGACAAGAACTTGCcatgcatttatttacatttccaTCTCTTTAATTCATTTCTTTATCTTGAGtccttttaaattaattaaataatttgtttaaatCTCGGTTTAAAAACTTACCAGCACTAGGTAGTGCTCAGGGAGCATGTCAGATATTCTCCCAAGTGAGTAATTGGCAGAATGGATCTTGTCATGAATCTGAAACTCTTCCTTGCAGTTATTTCTGTATAGAGATAAAACTTCATTAAAATCTCACAGCTTTTAATAAATGTCAAATAAGAAGGCCCTCTCAAAGTCAAGGTGAAGGGGTTGATAaatctgcactgcaaaaaaatcattacaataaacataaaaattaagCATTAAGAATAACTAAATTTTggtaataatttaataatgtatTCTTAATAAAGGACAAATCTATTTCCCAAttccttatgaaaattaagcttaaaggggacataaaatgaaaatctgactttttccatgtttaagtgctataattgggtccccagtgcttctatcaacctaaaaaataggaaaaagatctacccagtaacttagtttggtAAACAATTCtgtgcaagcatgtaaaaaattgctcattgaaatttggctcctcttgtgatgtcagaaggggataataccacctcTTAATCGGCACTATCCAAATTTTCCTCAAGAGTTCCCCCACAAAAAATATTGTGAccataattatttaattataacactaacaaagattaataatcAAAAAAGTGTCAAATTTGTGAATTTGTATAATGAtttgacaaatgttacataaGTCGCTTATTACCTCTGTATTTTTTTCACAAGAATAACTTACAGCTTCAATTCAGTATACAAAAAGTTTTCTAATCACCCTCCCACCCCTTTTCAACGCCCCAATAGACAGAAAACGTATATGGAAATTATGACAAGACCTTGAAATGCATTAAAGGAAagggacattttttttataaaaataaaataattataaacatAATGTGTTACAGTTAATAATTGACATTTTCACATCGGCATTTCCAATTGATGTAAAatcaatattatatatatatatttaacaaatttgccCCAAATCTTGTCAAACATTGATGATTTTCTTTTCAaatttaacataattttttcaACAGGAACATAAGATGACAATTCTTTAAGCCATACagtatgtattttttttctttgttttcaaaCGGTTGCTTTCTTTCCTGCTTTATACTTATTGTATTTGTGTCATCCAAGATTGTTTGATATTGTATCATATTCTTGTTTTATACttgcaataaataaattaataaacccTTATAAAcaaaatctgcactatccaaccaccgaaccacagcactgccaattagtgcagagatcagctcatttgcatttaaaaggacacacaaaaaagcgtcacatttttgctcacacctacaaagtggaagttttaacatgttataataaattatctgtggggtattttgagttaaaatttcacatatgtactctggggacactaaagatttatttgacatcttaaaaaagtcttgtgaaatgtcccctttaaatcaaTGACCATAAAACATCAAGTCCTAATAGTCCTGACATCTTATGAAACTTTGTGAATAAATCTTTAAccttaaacaaacttttgtgtttaataatattttactgaaaataaagaTTTGCTCACTGCAGTTTAATTAAATAGTAGCACACACAAGTTGTGATTTTCTGTACAGAGTTTTAAAAAGCAAAAGTTTTAAAAAGCATCATGTTGCTTACGTGATGATAACAGGGGCCACCTTGTTTGTGATGATGGACTTGGCTTTGCTGTTGTGAATGTTCAGTGACTGTAGTGAGCGTCTGTACTCTGCCATGCCGTTACCTTGGAAATCAGCCTGTTGTGTAGATGCAAGTGGAGCAGCCTGTGATGTTGCACTGGCACTCGTACCCATAATCTGCACAGAGCTGTGATGGATTTATATTGTGATTAATAGCAAATCGCTAGACATGTTAGTCATTTTACATTGGGTTATTTCAGTCCTGATGTAAAGATACAGATGTGCTTTATACTGAGCGGTGAGACCACAAAGATTCAATTTCCTCCTCCTAAAACACCAACACATGTAACTAAATCTGGTGTTAAACAAATTAAGGAAGTCCTGCATTTAAATACATGTTCCATATACCAAAAAGCCAGACAATCAATCAAATTTATCTTAAAATTACACATGCACATCATCTTAGTCATTCCACTTTATTTGACCATTAAACGAATTGCTTACTGTCCCATGTCTGTGCCGCGTGTGCTCACATCCTTGGGCTTTTGCATCTCAGTTTCAGAAAGATGTTCAGCGTGCTTTATCGGTTAATCCTTACAAAACAAACGTACTGTCCTGTTGCCAGCAGAAtccataaaacataaaaaagaagcCCTTTGTTTCAACTTAACACAATTCTGTGCCACCAAAGTTATCTTTTTTGCTGTCTCGCTCAATGCCTCTCTGGTTCTCTACTTACAGTGACAGGATAACAGTCCCAACCCTTGAGGGGGCCAAAGAGAACTATAGTACATCTGGCAACCAGACGGCAATGTGGGCGGCTCCAGACATTCACAGGGACAACCCATGCAAAGTACTCTTAAGCAATGACAGAGACATTACAGAACACCGAACATGGGAGGAAAAGAAACCACAAGACCAAACATTACTAAAGCCTTTGCATCTACTGAAATCCACCTTAAGAGTTTGATGCCACAGAGTCATTAAAGAGATGATGAGATTGTGCAGTTGAAATATCCaatcctgttttttttttcgtttcaTAAATCATCAACTTTTTGCCAGACTGAAAAATATATGATAGGTCTGTAAATGTCATTATGATATTCTTGTCCTGTGTTTATATAACTGCCTGGCCAATTGAAAGTTTGGTATACTGAGACGCTGGCACCAGGACCAATGCTTTCCCATTCAGGGACTTGATTTAAATTCCAGTTGAGTCCGAGTATCACGGTCCtagaacaaaaacaacaacaacaaaaatctCCAAATATGGATGGGAAAGGACCCGGGATGCATCCTTACAAAGCTACACAAATCAGTGCACGTATATTGAGCTTGCAGCTATTCTGGAGTGATTGACATGTCCTTATTCACACTGATAAATGAACTTAAAAAACTAGACAGTCAGCAGTACAGTGAATGCCCTAACACAAGTAATCTAATGTGTATACAGCAAAGGGCTGACAAACCTTTTGTGACCCAATTGACTGCCCCCCTCTAAGATTTTTTGCCAACCGAGGGACCCTAATGCAatgtatttacatttgtttaaatatagATGTGCGGTCTTTACAATCAAATCTCTTTAAATTGTGATATAAAGATGCATATAGCATAAtgacttaaatattaaatacttaaatatataTGTTTAAGAACATCAACAACATAATTTACAGATATGTCTATTTGTcggtaaaataaataaatacacaaataaatacataaataaataaaactctctAAGCTAAGTTTTACAGGACCCACATGTCCTGCCATGTGTAAATAAATTCTCGCGTTGTAAAAATGAGATATTTCACAGAATGATAGAAAGACTaactttgataaaaaaaatcacaatagCGAATGAAGTCAAGGTAAAATATTATTCAACAGTTTTCTCACCTGGCTCCTAAAGACACCTTTCAGGAGTTTCGTGTTGAGTTGTAAGAAAAAGTTAAATGTTCACTCATATTGAGTCCTGTCAGTAAATGCAATGCAGTCAATTGTAAATCCATCTGACATGGACAAGCTTACAGCAGCGCGagcaaaatatgtttaaaacagGGAGGATGGTAGGCGGAGATTGAGTTAATTCACCAATTTACAATAAGTTCACATTCATCTACTTTCCCTTCCACGTTTACTATTGACAAATACTTTCAGTATAAAATAGCTGAAAGGCATGTTCAACTTCATACGGCGGAGCGCCGACCGATCGGgctatgacatcaaagtaccgcgagagcgctTCGACCGCATACtgctttcaaatcgctctcgcggtatttgATGCCATATGCTGATAAATCTGCGCAGCGTAGTCGTCAATAGGTctaatttgcattttacaaCTATTTATGTCTGTGCCTAATACTGTTCACATTGTCAGAACAGAAACTGAcggatttaaatgcatgttCTACAAAAACACATTCTGTGAGTAGAATTATTTTTGATGCGTATATCTGCAGTAACTTATCTTTTAAAAGAGTACAAATGCACATGATTGTGCTCGGAGGGGATAGAGTGGAAGTTGCCACCTTCAATAataacagtttttaaaaaagaagtATAAAAATGTTTGCAAGAATATTTTGCTTAGTGACCAGGCTTATAACTTTCACTGCATTGAAATTGTGGTCTTTTTCTTTAAACTGTTGGTGAGGTGTGGATACGAGTTTCAAAGCAACCAAGTTCTCACATGAGGCAGACCTATTTCAGTTTAATCAGTTCTAAGTTGTTCTAGCACGGGTAAAGGAAACGTAAAACTTTCATCCTGTTTGGTGCAAACCATGAAAACAGTTTGATTTTTGTGACAATCACAGTGCTTAGCCTAAAAGTGTATGTTTGTACAGGTATATAATACACATTACATACATTCTTGCTCGAGTTTGTTCTTAAAACTGATTTTGCACTTTACTACAGTGCTCCACCTAGTGACTACAGCAGAAAAGATGAACACAGAGAGCTGATGTCAAGGAACTTTTTATTCATCTTGCTGTAACAGTGTCCACTGGCATTggcattttattaaaattaaactaaacagggttttagaaaaaaagaaaataaagtttgaaattTCTGCCACATTAGATAAAACACTTTCACCCAAAATCCCCCTGTACAGAGCTAAATACATTTCTGATACCTTAGGGAAGCAAAAGTTAGCAGTGATCCTTTTCAAAATTTAAACTTTCATATTTTAGAGTAACTCAAATATATTACGAGGGTAGTAAAATGATAAGTTCCCTTTAAATCACCATTATTTAAAAGTGACTTTGACAGAAATTTGATTATGATTTACAACGGACAATGTGCATCAAGTTCTCAAGGATTTGAATTCAATTCACCAGTATTGAATATTTGATAGAAAGTTTAAATGTAACGATCAAGGAAAACCTAACACCCAACCAAACCTAAGTCAAACAACCCATTACTTGTATTACAAACATTGCACTGATTTATGTCCTAATCTTTCCATCTCCGTAAGAAagtaaatgatattaaacatgttttcaaaaatataattgCTTTCTAGTAAAACATAGCAAATTCAGTTAATTCTCAACTTAATATCAGGGAcgaataataaaaagaaatccAATGGAAAGGAAATAATCCTCTTTTAAGGTATGCAATGGGAACTGCATTGAAACAGCTGTTCAGCTTAGTAAGGCATGGATACAGAGGCGAAGCACAAGAAATGGTTtgagagaaaaaaattatttctctGCCGGGATAACAAACATAGAACGAGACTAAGTTTTCTAGGCCACTTGTTTGAATAATCTCTTTGTTTAATTAACTTTCAACATTAATCAAAGCTTTTTTCAGAAGATTTGGCATCCCCAAAAATAAGGTAACTCAGTAATGTTAACTTGATTCTGACATGTGAAACAAAGAGCAGATCAAAACAACATGCATAGAAGAGCAGTAAAAAGATTCAagttttcaagattttttgatCTGAATCAAAATATGAATGTCTGGTCACTACAAAACTATCCATCGTTTAAAGaaattttgaaatttcacattgTGTAGTTGTGAGATAGTAAAATGACCAAACGACACTTCAGTGCTTTTCTACCTTTGATTTGATTATCAAGGTTTGTAAGAATTGTAGTAATCGGAAAGTGACAGCAAATATCACATCTGatattaatgttaaatattcacTGTTATTACTCCCATGAGTGGGGCAATAATAAGTGTACTTGTTAGGTACATAGCGCAAGTACTTCCTGAGACCAGCTCTCTTTTTGTCGTAATGTTTCATTAAGTACATGAAATCCTTATCCGGTCTAACAGCACTAGGTATTGTATACCTTTGACCAGAAGTGCTTATCAGATACAGTGACTACAGAGCTGATGGGAATCCTTCAAGTATCACCTAAAGTAGCTTGCCATGCACGCAAGCTAGGAACAAACCGTATTGTCACCGGGATGAGTCTGAGCAACAACCATTTTCTCTGATCAAATGTAACAATCTGATCATTCCAAACAGTGAtctgttaatattatttttacctTAAATTAACCTTTACTTTAAGAAGAAAGGACTAAGGAAAACTGAACTGAAATGGTGACTTTAAGGAAAGTTCTGCATtagtcttaaaaaaaaaatctggtgATTTTGTTTGGCATCATGATTCTGTATGAATTCAAATGATTTATTAAGGTCTGTGGTATGACAGTTTTATAAAACTATTCATCTGAACTAATCAAATTCCAAAAAACCTCaagtcttaaaaaaaaaatcaagagtATACGAATGTTTAACTGATATAAAAAACTTGGAATGAATATGCAAGTCTATTTATCTTTAAACCAAAATTATGGTGCTAATCCTGCTGCTCCTTGTTAGCATTACAAAGAAAAATCAAAGTATTCCgtatttccattttttttttgataggGAAAGAAAACCATGATTAAATTTGGGAGAACACGTTCATTTTGATTACAGTTTGGCTGACTTGTCTGCAAATTATTTTACTTGTGAACAAAGTAGACTGGAACAGTGTACTTTGAAAACAACGATGTACTATCAGCAGTGAATCTCTGATGGCCGATTCGTTTATGATTCTATTACAGTAAACTTGTAAAAAGTCCGGGCACTTACAATACAGAATTTTCCCTTGCTCTGTGACAAAGCAAGTACAGCTGGAGGTTGCCCTGAAACTTAAACAGAGAAAGCTCATAAGGTTAACTTTCAGGGCTCCTGCAGCCCAATTGGGCAAACATTAGTCAAATATCCCCATGATTATGCAGCACCCTGCAGCTAGAGAGAGCTAAAGGAGAGGGCTCACAACATTGGTTTCTACAAGCCAAGCCACTGGCACACAGGTACCAGGTAAATAATCATTCTTCAAGTTGGTTTCTCTTCTTTAGATGTCCATCTCAAACTGAGCATCTTCACCTGTGACACAAAAGAAAAATGCCATTTGATATGAAACATGCATGACTAATCAGTaaactaatacatttataatggtATCTGTGTGTGTAGTGTAGCATAGAATTATACTGCATATTATAAACACTGTATATATTACTAGTCCAAACCTTTCACCAGTCATATTATTTTACTGTACCATATGTGTGTACAAAACATGATAAATTGTATAACAGGGTGGTGCAAGTAAAAACAGGTCCAGTTAGATCCGTTTTAAAGACTAACCTTGCCCTGGTTTGGCATCATGATTGTTGATGTTGTTAGCttcatttcttttcttttcattCAGGACATTTTTGCTTGTCACTCCTGGGATAACCGGCAGGTGTGCTGGTGGGGTCTGGGCAATGGGTGAGTTGCGCCGGTCTAACAGGAACTTGCGATCATAGATTATTCGGGTACCTGCATTGTCATAACAACTGTCAGGATGGCATTCGGTTATAAACCAGTTCAATACACAAACAGCAACCCATGACATTTCAACAGGACTCTCTTAGAGCAATGGAATTCACATGACTAATTTATTATGACTGGTCACAACAAACAATAAATTATCACTTGGATAAATACAAAGCATAACCATgggatttattttaattctgtATGAGTTAAAACCAATGCATTCCTTTGTTCTGTCTATCAGTCACTGCAGACCAATCACGTTGATCAGAGTGACGCACGGGCGGCGCTCATCATCATagctgtttttgttttgaacTCCATGGCCGTCTCAAAACCCCATCAAGCTGCCTTCGTAGACAACATTTTTGGCAACTTCAATTTTAAACGTCCCAACATTTTTAAACACGTTTACACGCAAAATAAATCATTACGAAACTATGATGCCCCAAAATCCTGTCTATGTAGGTTTTGGGACACACTTTTGGCTTCCTGGCCAACCTAGGCCACTCTCCAACAACACGACTCTCTCCATGCATATTACAACCATATATCAGACGGGACATGGAGTGCATTACCTCCCGGGGTGGTAGAGAATAAAGTGCCCCCTGGAGTGGTGCAATAGTCGTGAGGTAGCTGCGTTGAGTCGTTGATCAGCACCGTCCTGGTCGGGATGGCCCTGCTTTCACTAAGCTGACGACTGGACGACATTGCGCTCGCTTCGGTTGCTAATCAGACTCGAGCGATAAGTTATCCCTATGGAAGGTAAAACCTTGGGCCCTTTTCCCTCTTTTATTATCGCTTTCCAAGGCTTTCTTGACGTGCAGCTCGTCCTCCCAGCCGTCAGCACCAACCCCTCCCTCCGCCAGGCAGGAAGCGAAGAGAGCTGGGCGGATATGACGTCAGCGGAGAATGCGTCACATAAACTCACACCCACATTCGCGTCACTGTTGTAGTTATAATATTTTGAGTGGTTGTTTACAGAATAtataaaatgcagttttaatAATGTGATTTACAGTATTGATCACTTTATTGCTTCCTGCAGTACATCATTTTACGGTCAAATTATATCTAACTGTTTAAATGCGTACTGTATTTTTTTCATACTGATGATGTaagatgacagacagacagaccgattgacagacagacgttaattattt
It encodes the following:
- the eif4ebp2 gene encoding eukaryotic translation initiation factor 4E-binding protein 2, with protein sequence MSSSRQLSESRAIPTRTVLINDSTQLPHDYCTTPGGTLFSTTPGGTRIIYDRKFLLDRRNSPIAQTPPAHLPVIPGVTSKNVLNEKKRNEANNINNHDAKPGQGEDAQFEMDI